The genomic stretch TTGTTCTTATGCTTTAGTTAATTGGGATGTTGAACCCCTTTCAACTTCTTCGTGTGTTACTTCAAATCCTGCCTTGGGTACTTTCTAGGAAACATACTTGCTCATTGATTGAGGCTTTGTTACGCTGAACTTTTAGGGGAAAAGATTTTGAGAGTTCCGTTATCTCATAAGATTGTTTGTTTAAGCATGTTAGGATATACTACTTAAGACATTACTAATTAGACCATTAGGGGGAAATGAAGATTTTCAATGAGAACTAAATCTATGTGGCTCTTTTACTTTCTACATGATCTTTATTTACTTACCAAAATTGACAGGCAGATTCGTGGCAATCTGGATCTATCTCATTCGGTAGATTTGAGAATGAATCTTTATGTTGGGAGAGGAGGTCTTCTTTCACACACAACAGATATCTTGAAGAGGTTGAGAAATGCATCAAGACAGGTTCTGTAACTGAGAAAAGGGCATATTTTGAGGAGCTTTTTAGAAGGGCACTTCTAAGCCAGAGTTCATCCGACTGTCAGGATGGGGTTGATTCTCAAGCTAGTAATGATGGATCCGAGAATATAGATTATGATGGGGACTTTGAGCATGTTAATGAGATTGGTCATTCTGCATGCTTTGTTGAAAATCATGACAGAGCAGCCACTTTACTGGAGAATGGAAAGTATCAGGCTAGTGAAAATGAAGGTTATGCGGGGCGCTTTGAGCATGTTAATGAAGTTGGCCATTCTGCACGCTTTGATGAAAATTATGATAGCTTAACCCATTTATCGAAGAATGGAAAGTATCGAGCCGAGAATACAGGCTATGGTGGAGATTCTGAGCGAGTGAATGAGGTTGGTGATTCTGCACGCTTTGAGGAGAGTTTTAATGGATCAAACAACGGAGACATCGAAGTCACAGAATGTGGGGGAGAAGGATCAAGCAACGGAGACATTGAAGTCACAGAATGTGGCAGAGAAGATAGTATAAGTTGTCATTCTGGACCCCAGACCGATCAAGATAACAATAGTTCCGATGTTCTTCGGAGTGTTCCTGAACGTCTGGAAGCTGAAGCAAAATTTAATCTCAGTGCTGGAAATTCAGCTTTTAATGATTCAGAGGTTTGTATCAGGTTTAGGCTTA from Capsicum annuum cultivar UCD-10X-F1 unplaced genomic scaffold, UCD10Xv1.1 ctg5334, whole genome shotgun sequence encodes the following:
- the LOC124893056 gene encoding protein WVD2-like 7, yielding QADSWQSGSISFGRFENESLCWERRSSFTHNRYLEEVEKCIKTGSVTEKRAYFEELFRRALLSQSSSDCQDGVDSQASNDGSENIDYDGDFEHVNEIGHSACFVENHDRAATLLENGKYQASENEGYAGRFEHVNEVGHSARFDENYDSLTHLSKNGKYRAENTGYGGDSERVNEVGDSARFEESFNGSNNGDIEVTECGGEGSSNGDIEVTECGREDSISCHSGPQTDQDNNSSDVLRSVPERLEAEAKFNLSAGNSAFNDSEVSSGSKANVRNQYKSTEEQPIARKVVASRASCTEKVSHTLYQSVNRDKESVNSCQPGVKRNGSSFYFKTEERARKRKEFFMKIEEKVHAKEEETRQLQARTQENKC